Proteins encoded by one window of Vampirovibrionales bacterium:
- the rnpA gene encoding ribonuclease P protein component, with amino-acid sequence MLPQRCRLKSTSLFRQALAGRRLFVCDAFVVYGVTQREEGKQNLPRFGLIISRKTEKRAVRRNLIKRRMREIIRRELLAVHAARLARYRAIVIIMRPPALTKPFETLCALTLRAFTPRPGPVGDA; translated from the coding sequence ATGCTGCCCCAACGCTGTCGACTTAAATCGACTTCGCTGTTTCGCCAGGCCCTGGCGGGTCGTCGTCTGTTTGTCTGCGACGCCTTTGTGGTTTACGGCGTGACGCAGCGCGAAGAGGGGAAGCAGAATCTACCGCGTTTTGGGCTGATTATCAGCCGTAAGACCGAAAAACGCGCCGTGCGACGCAATCTCATCAAGCGCCGCATGCGCGAAATCATCCGTCGGGAGTTGTTAGCGGTCCATGCGGCCCGGCTGGCGCGTTACCGGGCGATTGTGATTATTATGCGTCCCCCGGCGCTTACCAAGCCGTTTGAGACGCTTTGCGCCCTGACGCTGCGGGCCTTTACGCCGCGTCCCGGTCCTGTCGGCGACGCGTAA
- the rpmH gene encoding 50S ribosomal protein L34 produces the protein MKRTLEGTQRKRRRVSGFRARMQTPGGRRTLNRRRAKGRYRVAI, from the coding sequence ATGAAACGCACTTTGGAAGGCACCCAACGCAAGCGCCGTCGCGTCAGCGGCTTTCGCGCCCGTATGCAGACCCCCGGCGGACGCCGCACCCTGAATCGTCGTCGCGCCAAGGGCCGTTACCGCGTTGCCATTTAA
- the dnaA gene encoding chromosomal replication initiator protein DnaA produces MSPSSAYSASAVSASAGAGAPSSQTAVWTAVQDRLRLSLSAPAFESWIGPLALAEAADDALTLRTDSVFKRDWVLRHYKKALQEAFCQVVGCADAQIRLEVSAETLLEDAPAAVADASSGSARPDSFAPMASMAPMAPIAEDAPYRPWTPRTNRSGLNPKYTFEQFVVGDNSQFCHAAALAVAENPAQSYNPFFIHGGVGLGKTHLAQAIGHFVLRHNPEAKIRYVTSEQFTNDMIQAVAKRDWTPFRDRYRKLDVLILDDIQFLAGKERTQQELFHTFNVLHEAGKQMILTSDRSPQQLPELEDRLRSRFASGLMADIQPPDAETRLAILRCKAEREQLTIPDEILAYLAEVIPQNVRELEGGLNKVAAYHMLTRAPMTLACARQILGMEADLSRVSLETVIETVALYYHLRAEDLKSASRARDIAHARQVAVYLLRETAETSFAKIGQLLGGRSHTTVLYSYEKIAELIDGHPVLEQQLRELRARLKTCAATRR; encoded by the coding sequence ATGTCCCCATCTTCTGCTTATTCTGCTTCTGCTGTTTCGGCTTCTGCTGGGGCTGGCGCCCCTTCTTCGCAAACAGCCGTGTGGACGGCTGTACAGGATCGGCTTCGTCTGAGCCTGAGCGCGCCCGCTTTTGAGAGCTGGATTGGTCCGCTGGCGCTTGCTGAAGCTGCCGATGACGCCCTGACCCTGCGCACGGATAGCGTGTTTAAACGCGACTGGGTGTTGCGTCACTACAAAAAAGCCTTGCAGGAAGCCTTTTGTCAGGTCGTGGGCTGCGCTGACGCTCAAATTCGCCTCGAAGTGAGCGCCGAGACGCTGCTCGAAGACGCGCCTGCGGCTGTGGCTGACGCTTCAAGCGGCTCGGCGCGTCCGGACTCCTTTGCGCCGATGGCCTCCATGGCCCCCATGGCCCCGATCGCCGAAGATGCGCCCTATCGCCCGTGGACGCCGCGCACCAACCGCAGCGGCCTGAATCCCAAGTACACGTTTGAGCAGTTTGTCGTCGGCGACAACAGCCAGTTTTGCCACGCGGCGGCGCTGGCCGTGGCAGAGAATCCGGCGCAGAGCTACAACCCTTTCTTTATCCATGGCGGCGTCGGGCTGGGGAAAACGCATCTGGCTCAAGCCATCGGGCATTTCGTGCTGCGGCATAACCCGGAGGCGAAAATCCGTTATGTGACCTCTGAACAATTCACCAACGATATGATTCAGGCAGTGGCCAAGCGCGACTGGACGCCGTTTCGCGATCGCTACCGAAAGCTCGACGTGCTGATTCTCGACGATATTCAGTTTCTGGCGGGCAAAGAGCGCACCCAGCAGGAGCTTTTCCATACGTTTAACGTGCTGCACGAGGCCGGCAAGCAGATGATTCTGACCAGCGACCGTTCGCCTCAGCAGTTGCCTGAGCTGGAAGACCGCCTGCGCAGCCGTTTCGCTTCAGGCTTAATGGCGGATATTCAGCCGCCCGATGCCGAAACCCGTCTGGCGATTCTGCGATGCAAGGCCGAGCGCGAACAGCTGACGATCCCCGATGAAATTCTGGCCTATCTGGCCGAGGTGATTCCGCAAAACGTGCGCGAACTCGAAGGCGGCCTCAACAAAGTCGCCGCCTATCATATGCTCACCCGCGCGCCGATGACGCTGGCCTGCGCCCGCCAGATTCTGGGCATGGAGGCCGATCTCTCGCGCGTGTCGCTGGAAACCGTCATCGAAACCGTGGCGCTTTATTATCATCTGCGCGCCGAAGACCTTAAAAGCGCGTCGCGCGCGCGGGACATTGCCCACGCGCGCCAGGTCGCTGTGTATTTATTGCGCGAGACCGCCGAAACCAGCTTCGCTAAAATCGGTCAGTTGCTGGGCGGGCGCTCTCATACCACGGTGCTGTACTCCTACGAGAAGATTGCCGAATTAATCGACGGTCATCCCGTTCTGGAGCAGCAGCTCCGCGAATTGCGCGCCCGCCTCAAGACCTGCGCCGCCACCCGCCGCTAG